The DNA window GGCCGGCGACCGGATCGAGGTGACCCGGGCCGACCGCACCGTGGTGGTCTTCGCGGTGGACTCCGTCGAGCACTTCGGCAAGGACGACCTGCCCGCCGACCGGGTGTACGGCGCCGACGGCCCGCCCGCGCTGCGGCTGATCACCTGCGGCGGGGACTGGGTCGGCGGGCGGACCGGCTACGCCGACAACGTCATCGCCTTCGCCTCGTTGGTCGACACGCGGCTCCCGTGACCACCGGCCGCCCTGCCGGCCGCGCGATGTCGGCCGCCCTGCCGGCCGCGCGATGTCGGCGACATTGCGGCGTCCCGTCGCGCGGAAGACCGCGATGTCGGCGACATGGCGCCCGCCCCGCCCCGGCCCGCCCCGGCCCGCCCCGCTCGGCCCGCCCGCTCGGCCGGCGGCCCGCCCGGTCGGCCCGGCGGCCCGCCCGGTCGGCCCGCCGGCCCGCCCGGTCGCGGGTCAGGCCCGGCCTGGTACCTGCTGGACGACCTCGAACTCCAGCAGGGTCGCGCCCGAGGCGACCGGGCGGCGCTGCTCGCCGCCCTCGCCGCCCGCGTGCGCGGCGCGCGCCGGCCCGGACGCCCACGCCTGATAGGCCTCCTCCGACTCCCAGCGCGTGTACACGAAGTACCGGCGCTCCCCGGCGACCGGGCGGAGCAGCTCGAAGCCGAGGAAGCCGGGAGAGTTCTCCACCGCGCCGGCGCGGGCCGCGAACCGCCGCTCCAGTTCCTCGCCCGCGCCCTCGGGGACGTCGATCGCGTTGATCTTCACGACTGCCATGGCTCCACACTAGTGGTCAGAGCGGCTCGACCGCCGGGACCAGCTCGGCGTCGACCACGATCGGCGCGTGGTCGGAGGGGCCCTTGCCCTTGCGGGCCTCCCGATCCACGTACGCGGAGCGAACCGCGCGGGCGAACGGCGCCGAGGCGTACACCAGGTCGATCCGCATGCCCTTGTTCTGGTGGAACATCCCGGCCCGGTAGTCCCAGTACGTGTACGGGTGCGGGCCCTTCATCGGGGTGGGCACCACGTCGCTGAGCCCGAGGTCGCGCAGCGCCGCCAGGGCCGCCCGTTCGGCGGGGGTGACGTGGGTGGAGGCGACGAACAGCGCCGGGTCCCAGATGTCGGCGTCGGTCGGGGCGACGTTGAAGTCACCGCAGACCGCCAGCGGCAGGGGACTGGTCAGCTCCCGCTCCAGCGCGTCGCGCAGCGCCGCGAACCAGGCGAGCTTGTACGCGTAGTGCGGGTCGCCGGGGGAGCGGCCGTTCGGCACGTACACCGACCAGACCCGCAGCCCGTCGCAGGTGGCCGAGATGGCCCGGGCCTCCGGCTCCGGGAAGCCCGGCTCGCCGGGGAAGCCCACCGCCACGTCGGCGAGGCCGACCCGGGACAGGACGGCCACCCCGTTCCACCGGCCGTCACTGTGGCTGGCCACCTCGTAGCCCAGCGCGCCGACCTCGGCCACCGGGAACGCCCCGTCGGGGCACTTCGTCTCCTGGAGGCAGACGACGTCGGGCCCGGTGGTGGCCAGCCAGTCGAGCAGCCGGGGCAGGCGGGCCTTCACCGAGTTCACGTTCCAGGTGGCCAGGCGCATGCCCCCTAGCCTGCCCCATCCCGGGCCCGCCCGCCGGATCAGCTCCCCGGGGTGTCGCCCGGCCGGCCCTGCTCGGCCAGGAACCGCTCCAGCTCGGCGCCGAGTTCGTCGGCGGTCGGCAGCGGGCCGGTCTCGGCGGCCAGCAGGTTCTTCTCGCCCCGGCCCCGGGCGAACGCGTCGTACTGCTCCTCGAGGGCCTGGACGAGCACGGCGGCCTCGTCGGTCTGGGCGACCTGCCGGTCGATCTCGACCCGGACGACCTCGGCGGCGGAGCGCAGGCCGTCGCGGGGCAGCAGCAGGCCGGTGCTGCGCGACACGGAGGCGAGCAGCACCTCCGCCGCCGCCGGGTACTCGGTCTGCGCCACGTAGTGCGGCACGTGGGCGGCGAAGCCGAGCGCGTCGCGGCCCTGCTCGCCGAGGCGGTACTCCAGCAGGTGGCCCACGCTGCCCGGAACCTGGACGCGTTGCAGCCACGGCTCGTAGCCGGCGATCAGGTCGCGCCGGGTGGCGTGCGCGGTCACCCCGGTCGGGCGGGTGTGCGGCACGGCCATCGGGATGGAGTTGAGCCCGACGGTGAGCCGGACGTCGAGGCGGGCGGCGAGCCCGGCGACGGCGGCCACGAACCGCTCCCACTGCAGGTCCGGCTCGGGCCGGTGAGCAGCAGGAACGGGGTCTCGTCGTCGTCGCGCAGCAGGTGCATCTCGAGCTGGGGGCCTCGTAGTCGGCCCAGTGGTCCTCGACGAAGGTCATCGGCGGGCGCCGCGCCCGGTAGTCGAAGAGTTGGTCGACGTCGAAGCGGGCGACCGGTCGCGGGTCGAGCGAGGTGAGCAGCTGCTCACGGGCGAGCCGGGTGGCGTTTCCGGCGTCGACGAAGCCGGTGAGGGCCTGGATGAGGACCGGCTGTCCGAGGTCGGGCAGGTCGTCGGTGAGCTCGTAGAGCTCGTGTGGGTCGAGCACCGCTGCGGAACCTCCCTGGGGATGGGCGTGCGAAAGCCGTGGCACGCACGGCTCCCGGTTCGGGGAACGTACCCGACATCCTCGTGCATTCCTCGGGTGGGCGATCCGGCGGAAGGCCCCGGGCCGCGACCTCCGGAAGGGCCGGATGGGCGAGCCGCAGCCGTCTGCATGGATGAGTCCGCGTCGTCCGAATGGTGGATGGGTGCGAGAGGGCGTGGCGCGGGGGCGGTACCTGCCCCGGGCGGCCCGCCGCTGCCGGGACGGAGGTCCGTCCGGATCGCCCGGGACGACCTCGGGTGCCCCACCGCTCCGCTGTCTGCCGGAATTATCCGACAAAAACTGTGGGAACAGCCACTCCGTGCGCCTGGGTCTCGGGCACCGGGCCTGCCTAGCCTCGTCAGATGCGTGACGACGGCACCCTCGACGACCAGTACGGCCCGAATGGCACGGCTGGCCGTTCGGACGTTACCCCCTCGTCCGAACGGCCAACCACCACCACTACCGACGGCGCGTCCCCCGACGCCCCTGGAGTTCCCTCGCTGACCTGTCCGGTACCCGCTCCGGCCCGCTCCGTAACCTCCTCTTTCCCGGTCGCCCGGGAGTCGGCCCGCGCCGGGCCGGGTGGCGCTGGCCGCCGGCGTGGTGTGCTGCCTCGGCCTGGCCGCCTTCGCCCAGTCGCAGGGCGCGGCGGTCCGGCCCGCGCCCCGGGCCGACGCCGCGGCCGACGCGGCCGACGTGGCCGAGCGTGCCGCCGGGGACGCCGCGTCCCGGTCGCTGGCCCGCACCCCGCCGCCACCCTTGCCGCCACCCCCTCCGCCTCGCCCTCCGCCGACCCGGACACCACCGGAAAGCCGACGCCCGCAAGCCCGCGCCCCGCAGGTCGCCCGCCCGCCCGCCGACCCGGCCCCGTGGCCGGCCTCACCCGGGCCCAGATGGCCAACGCGAAGACGATCGTGACGACCGGCCGGAAGATGGGCGTGCCCCGGCGCGGCCTCGTCATCGCCGTGGCGACCGCGATGCAGGAGAGCACCCTGCTCAACTACGCCAGCGGCGTGCTGCCCGAGTCGCAGAACTACCCGCACCAGGCCGTCGGCTGGGACCACGACTCCGTCGGGCTGTTCCAACAGCGGCCCAGCAGCGGGTGGGGCGAGGTGGGGCAGCTCATGGACCCGGCCTTCGCCACCCGGCAGTTCCTCACCGCGCTGCGGGATGTTCCCGGCTGGCAGGACATGGCCCTCACCGACGCGGCCCAGGCCGTGCAGGTCTCCGGGCTCCCCTGGGCG is part of the Micromonospora olivasterospora genome and encodes:
- a CDS encoding antibiotic biosynthesis monooxygenase family protein; its protein translation is MAVVKINAIDVPEGAGEELERRFAARAGAVENSPGFLGFELLRPVAGERRYFVYTRWESEEAYQAWASGPARAAHAGGEGGEQRRPVASGATLLEFEVVQQVPGRA
- a CDS encoding exodeoxyribonuclease III encodes the protein MRLATWNVNSVKARLPRLLDWLATTGPDVVCLQETKCPDGAFPVAEVGALGYEVASHSDGRWNGVAVLSRVGLADVAVGFPGEPGFPEPEARAISATCDGLRVWSVYVPNGRSPGDPHYAYKLAWFAALRDALERELTSPLPLAVCGDFNVAPTDADIWDPALFVASTHVTPAERAALAALRDLGLSDVVPTPMKGPHPYTYWDYRAGMFHQNKGMRIDLVYASAPFARAVRSAYVDREARKGKGPSDHAPIVVDAELVPAVEPL